Genomic segment of Myxococcus stipitatus:
GACTCGTCACGGCCACCGCCGTGGTCCTCATCCTGCGTCCCCCGGCGGACACCTGGTCCGCGCGAGGAGGAGGCGAGGCCCCCAGCGCGAGCCTTCGCCTCTTCTGCATCCCTCCCACTGGAGACACCCTGGTCGAGCTACGAGGTGAGGCCTCCTGCCCTCGCGGCCATCAGCTTGGCTTCGGCGCCGGAACCACCAGCCCCCCTGTGATGCTCATGCTGTCCGTTCGCGGCGATGGGCTCTCGGAGGAGAAGGGGCCCTTTCTCGTCAAGGCCTCCCCAGGTCAGGAGGAACTCCTCTCGTCCACGACACAGTTGAACCTCTCCGGGGGAACCCAGGTCGAAGTGGTGGCGAGCTTCGCCCCACGCGAGGAGGCCGCGCGTCGTGGACTGCGTGAGGCGAATCCAGGCGTGGTGATACTGCGACGACACGTGGCGGTCTCCACGGCTCCCTAGGCTGGGTGCTATAGCGGCGCGCATGACGTTGCATGGATGGGGATGGCTCGCGGCCTTGGGCCTCCTGCTGTTTGGCGTCTCTCGCGACGCCTTCGCCCGTGAGCCTGTCCGCCGAGCGCTCGTGGTGGCCTTCAACGGCACCGAGAACCCCAAGCGTCCTCCCCTCCAGTACGCGGATGACGATGGCCTGCTGTGGATGGATGTCCTGACACGGCTGGGCTTCGAGACGCAGCTCCTCACCGTGGCGGACTCGGACACCGCTCGCCGACGCCCTCCCCTGCTGGACCGAGCCGTCCCTCCAACCAGCACGGCCCTCGCCACGGCGGTCTCACGCATCGCCCAGGCCAATCGCGCGGACCGCGACGCCGGCCGCTCGACAGAGGTGATGGTGGTGTACGTCGGGCACGGCGACATCGCCGAAGACGGCCATGCCTTCCTCACCCTCCTGGACCGGGACCTCGACGCGTCGGCGCTGTACTCGAGGGTCATCGACGCGCTCGAGGCTGACTTCATCCACCTGCTCGTGGATGCCTGCCATGCCTCAGGAGTCATCGGGAGTCGTGGTGAGCTGGACCCCAAGGCCCTGCGCCGGCTCCAGGGGATGCTCGAGAGAAAGGAGCTCGAGCGCCGCCCCCACGTGGGCGTGGCCTTCGCGGAGAGCGACACCGGGCAGACGCACGAATGGTCGCGGTGGCGCGCGGGGGTCTTCAGCCATCTGGCCCGCTCGGCCCTGCTCGGCGGTGCGGACATCAACGGCGACGAGCGCATCGAGTACAGCGAGCTCCAGGCCTTTGTCTCCGCGGCACTCGCGGGGCTCGAGAACGCACCGTCCTCGCTCACCATCCACACCACCCCTCCCGCCCAGGCTCCACGCCGCCCGCTCCGCACCCTGCCCCCTTCGGGTCCGGCCCTGACGCTCGCCCCCACGCGTGCGCGGCTCCGTCTGTCCATCGAGGACTCGGGGGGCACGCGGCTGGTGGATGTTCATCGTGCCTCGGGCGAGCGCCTGCGACTGGTTCTCCCCACCCGAGAGCGGTACTGGGTGCGAACTCCCGACGGTGAAGCGAGCCTGTCCCGAGCGGAGCTCGAGGCGGGGATGCCCGCGCTCAATCCGCTGGAGCTCGGCGACCGAGGCCCCGTCGCGGAACGCTTCCGCGAGGGACTGTTCCGCGTCCCCTTCGGCCGAGCCTTCTATGAAGGGTTCGCCACCACGTCCGGAATCGTTCCGGTGGAGCTGCCCGCCTCCGCCGAGCCGCTGCCGGAGGACAGGGTGCACGCCCCCTCAGCGCAGGAGGCAAATGCGCCCCCTGCATGGGAGCTCGGAGCCAGCCTGAGCCGTGCGCCCCTGGGCGCCGGAGCCTGGGCGATGGGGGTGACCGGCGCCTGGCGGGCGGGACTCTTCCCCTGGCGCCCGGGGGTCCAGGTCGCCTACGGCATCGCGCCTCGCTCATGGCTCAACGGGGGGACGCTCCACCGGATCTCCGTCCTAGGAACCTTGGGATGGGAGACACCCCGTCCCTTGAGCGCCACCGCGGAGCTCGGCGCGGGCTGGACGCTCCTGGGCGTCACCGCTCCCTGGGGGCACCAGGCCGACCTGGGTGTGCTGACCGGGCGTGCCGCCGCCGGCCTTCGGTTCCCCTTCCAAGGGCTGACATGGCGCGCCCAGGCCCACCTCTTGGCCGAGTGGGCGACGAGGGATGGAGCCCGGCAGTGGAACCTGTCCCCCGGCGCCACGCTGACTGTCGCCCTCTGACCGAAAAATCTTCGCCAGGCCGAACCGCGACTTCCGTAGGGGGAAAACAGTGCGCCACCCGTCTCCACCCACCGCCCCGCCGTACACAGCCATGCTCTGTGTCTGGCTGCTCGTGCTCAGCGGCGCGGCCTGCACGCGAATCGAGACGGGCGTCGTCATGGGACGCGTGGTGTCGGCGATGGAGTTCGATGACGGCGCCACCGCCGTCGCGATGAGCAGGCCCCCTGTCGCGATTCGCGGAGCGACGTGCCTCCTCGAAGGCGCGCAGAAGCGCGCGGTGACGAATGAAGCCGGACGCTTCCGTTTCCAGGGGCTCGCGGACGGCACCTACGTCCTGCACTGCAAGCACGCCACGCCTCGAGGAGCCTTCGCGCTGCTCCTCACGGTCGACGTCCCATCCACCGCACAGGGCGGCGGCGTCGTCGACGTGAAGGACGTGGAGCTCACACGCACGGGCAACCTGAAGGGAGGCGCGAGCCTGGCGAATCAGACGGATGCCTCGGGTATCTCGGTCCATATCCTGGGCACCTCACTGCTCGTCCAGACCAATGCCCAAGGCGAGTGGCTCCTCCAAGATGTGGCCGCGGGCACCCATGCGGTGCGGTTCGAGAAGGACGGCTACCTGCCGTTGACAGTGGAGGTCTCGCTGGAGCCGGAAGAGACAGTGCTCCTCGCCGCGCAGACACTCCAACCCGCGCTGCTGGACGCGCCTTACATCCGCATCAACAACGGAGCCCGAGCCACCACCTCACGGACCGTCGAGGTCTCACTCGAAGGCGCGGGGAGCACCTCGCACTATCTCTTGTCCGAAGACCCCGAGTTCACGGGCGCGACCTTGCGTGAGCTGACCGCGACCACTCAGTGGACCTTCACGGATGATGGGCCTCGTACGCTTTACGCCCGGTTCTCTCCCGGACAAGGACTGTTCGGGCCCACCGTGACGGCCTCCATCCTCGTGGACACCACCCCTCCGGAGAATGCACGGGTGCTGGTCAACAACGGCTCGACTCGAGTGACCTCTCGCGAGGTCCTCCTGACGCTCTCCGCCTCGGACAGGGACTCCAGCGTGGCCGAGATGAAGGTGGGCCACGACTCGACGCTCGCGGGAGCCATGTGGGAGCCGTTCACGAGCTCTCGTGCATGGACACTGTCCTCGGAGACTGTCCCCGCCCGCGTCTTCGCGAAGTTTCGAGACTCCCTGGGCAACGAGATGTCGGAGCCCGTGTCCGCCACCGTGACGGTGGGCGAGGAAACCCAGGTCTCCGGCGTCCTGCCCCCCGACACGCGATGGACCCTGACGCGCAGCCCCTATGTCGTCATGGGGGACGTGTTCGTGCCGAACGGCGGCACGCTCACCATCGACCCCGGCGTACAGGTGCTTTTCCGAGGAGGAACCAGCCTCACGGTGCAGGGCGAGCTCATCGCACGCGGCACCGCCGAGGCCCCCATCCTCTTTGGCTCGGACCTGCCCTCGCCTGGCCCAGGGGACTGGATGGGGCTCGTCTTCGAGGGGACCAGTGTCGACGCGGTCCTGGACGGCGCGGGAGAGTACCTCTCCGGCAGCGTGCTCGAGCACACGGAGATTCGACACAGCGGCGCCGGCATCTCCATTGTCGACAGTGCGCCCCTGGTGAGCCTCAATCACATCCATCACCACGGCCCCGGGAGCGCGGCGCTCACGCTGGAGCACTCACGATCTCTCGTGCGCGACAACCTCATCGAGCACAACACCACCCGGCAGGCGCTCCTGGTCTACGCCTGTGACAGCCGGCTCATCCGGAACACCCTCCAGGACAACATCATCGGCCTCGTCCTTCATGCGAACGACATCCTGCAGTGCCCGGAAGGCGCGGCACCCGCCACGGTCGAGCGCAATCAATTCCTGCGCAACAGCAGCGCCGCCATTCGGGTCCTCAGCGGGGACGCGCATCTGCGGTTCAACACGCTGCGCGGCAACTTCAGGAACGCGGGCCCGGAGTGGGTGGGCTCGGGGACGGCCATGAGCATCAGCGTGGGGAACGTGGTCCTGGAGAACAACCTCATCACGGACAACCGAGGCCCCGCGGGGCGCAGCTCCGCCATCTCCCTCTTCTCCGGCTCGATGCAGGCCCGCTTCAACACCTTCACCAACCTCACGAACCAGGAGATTCTCCTCGACGGCCCCGCCTCGGAGCTCACCGTGTCCGCGAGCGAGAACTACTGGGGGACTCTCGACGAGGCCGCCGTGCGCGCCCGTATCTGGGACGCAGAGGACAACCCCAGGCACCCCAGCGTGAACATCACGCCCCTTCTCTCCTCTCCGCATCCAGACACTGGAGCGAACTGAGCAGGACCTGGCCGTCGCCAGGATGTCGTCGCGGTACGTCTCGACTCACCGCAGTCCTAGAACCTCATGAATACACAACAACGATTTCGCCGTTGGCGAAGCGTGCTGGCTTTGTGCGCGCTCTCGTCCATCGCCGGTGTGACTTCTTTCCTGGGCGGCTGCAGGCCCGATGATGAACAGACCTCGACGCCCACGCCCGCGAGTGGCTCGGCCACCTCGGTGCCCCCGGAGCTGCGACGCGCCTTCATCGAGACACGCCAGCGTGAAGCCGGCCCGGCCTACGCGCTCCAGAAGCAAGGCGGCCGTGTGTCGGGACACAACGAGGCCCTTGCGCAAGGAGTCCTCGTCGATGAGTCCGGCCTGGCGCTGAGTGGCGGTGTGGCGGGGCCCCTGCGGATGGGGCTTGGTCGATGGGGATGTCTCGGAGAGGAGCAGACCGCGGAACCGGGACACGTCTCGACGGGCGCGCAAAACGAGGCCCGTATCACCCGAGGCGATATCACCGAGTGGTACCTCAACGGCCCCATGGGCGTGGAGCAGGGCTTCGACGTCGAGCGACGGCCGCGGGCCTGCGAGAGCGGACAGCTCGCACTGGTCATGGACACCGACGGGGCTCCGGTGGCCGTGGATGCGGCGGGAGGCCGTGTGACGCTGGGCTGCTCGACGGCCGAGCCGCATCATGTGTTGACGGACCTGTTCACCGTGGACGCACGCGGAGCGGCGCTGGCGACACGTTTCGAGCGCACTCCACAGGGCGAGCTGGCGATTGTCGTGGACGTTCGAGACGCGGTCTTCCCCGTGCGCATCGACCCGCTCGTCTGGGTCGAGGAGGCGCGGCTGACTCCGACCCGCGAGCAGGACGAGCGCGCGAACGCATTGTTCGGCAGCAGTGTCGCCATCTCCGGCAACACGGCCATCGTCGGAGTGCCGAGCGACAGCACTCGCGGCTTCGTCCAGGACGGCAGTGCCTATGTCTTCTTCCGCAGGGGCGACACCTGGGGAGTCCAGCAGAAGCTGACGGGCACCTTCTCGCAGAACTTCGATGGCTTCGGTACCAGCGTTGCTATCTCCGGCGACCTCATCATCGTCGGTGCGCCAAACTGCCGCCCGACGGGGCAGAGCATCTCCCCGGGCTGTGTCTACATCTTCGACCGCGTCGGGGCGGAGTGGCAGCCGCCTCGTCAATTCTTCGCGGAGACACTGCTCTCGGGCCGCTTCGGCGCAAGCGTCGCGATTGATGGCTCCACGGCGGTTGTCGGCGCCCCCGATGCTCGGACGGGCGGTCGAGCCTTCGTCTTCGTGCGTGCGAGCAATGGCGCCTGGAGCGAGCAGCAGGAACTGGCCGCCAGCGACGCTGCCGCGAACGACTCGTTCGGCTTGAGTGTCGCCCTCTCCGGGAACACGGTCCTCGTCGGCATCCCCTTCGATGACAACCCGCGGGGCACCGACGCGGGGAGCGCCGATGTCTTCGTCCGCTCTGGCACCACCTGGAGCTTCCAGCAGCGCCTGACGGCCGAGGATGGCGCGAGCCACGATGCCTTCGGCGAGCGCGTGGCCCTGGATGGCGACACGGCCGTCATCGGCGTGCCCAATGATTCCATCTCTGGAGCCTCGGCCATCGGCAGTGCACATGTCTTCGTGCGCTCGGGGAGCACATGGAGCCATCAGCAGCGACTGGCGAACGATGACCTCGGCTACACGAATGACCGGTTCGGCAGTGCGATTTCGCTCTCGGGGAACACCCTCGTCATCGGGGTGATGGGCTGGGACGCGGGAGCGGAGCGGCTCGATAACACCGGCGGCGCGTTCGTCTACATCCGAGCGGGCTCACAGTGGAAGCGACAGACCTTCTGGAGGCCCACCATGCATCCCACCCTCACGGGGGCGGGGACAAGCGCGGCGGTCTCCGGTGAGGTCGCGTTCCTGGGCGTGCCCAATCGAGGCACCGCCACGGGCGCCAACGTGGGGAGTGTCTTCGTCCTCCAACGCGAGGGAACCGCGTGGAGCAACACACAGGAGCTCACCGCCACCGACGATGGACTGCGGGACGGATTTGGCAATGCCGTGGCCGTCCAGGGCGACACGGCGGTCATCGGCGCACCCTTCGATTCAACGAAACATCTGGTTCGCACGAAGTTGGGGAGCGCCTATGTCTTCACACGCTCGGGGCACACGTGGAGCCTCCAGCAAAAGCTGACACTGCCCTCGGACGATGCCGAGGGCTCCGACGGCTTTGGCTCGAGCGTGGCGCTGTCCGGCAACACGGTCCTCATCGGCGCGCCGACACAGCGAATCTCCAGCGCGGCGCTCAATGCCGGAAGCGTCTACGTCTTCGTACGCGACGGCAGCACCTGGTCTCTTCAGCAGCGGCTCCGTGCAGCCGGCTCGGACCGAGCAGCGGAGGACCGCTTCGGTCGAAGCGTGGCGCTCGAGGGGGACTTCGCGCTGATTGGGGCTCCGGGTGATGACACCTCGAGCCTCACGGATGTGGGGAGCGTCTACTCCTTCGTTCGCTCGGGCAGTTCGTGGAGCCTCTCCGCGAAGCTGAATGCTCCGGACCTGGCCGCGGGCGACGGCTTCGGCGGGAGCGTGGCGCTATCGATGGGGAGCGCGGTCATTGGCGCGAGCACCAAGGACTCGGGGACGGTGGCCAACACAGGCAAGGCCTATGTGTATGTCCGTCAGCCCTCGGGCGTGTGGCAGCACCAGCAGGGGCTGGTGGCGAACGACGCCGCCGCGGAAGACCTCTTCGGCGGCACCGTCGCCATCGACGACCAGACCCTCGTGGTCGGCGCGCTGGGAGACGACCATGGCATCCGGACCGAGGCAGGGAGCGCCTACGTCTTCGTCCGAGATGGAGCCACGTGGACCTTCCAGGCCAAGCTGTTGGATTCCACGGGGCAGACTCGGGACTCCTTCGGCCGAGGCCTGGCCATCTCGGGGAACACGATTGCTGCCGGCGCCGTGGGCATCGACACGCCCACCAGCAGCAACGTTGGCGGGGCCTATGTATACACACGCACCGGAAGCACATGGAACCTGCAGAGGAAGCTCCTCCCGGCGGACGGTGACGCCGGGGACTTCTTCGGCATGGGCCTGGCGCTCGAGGGCACCACGATGCTCGTGGGCATCTCCGCGGACGACGTGTTCAGCGCGGAGGAAGGCTCCGTCGCGGTCTACCTGCTCGTCGACCACACCTGTGGGAACTCCCGCCTCGAGTATCCCGAGCGCTGCGATGACGGCGACCTTGCCTCCGGCGATGGCTGTTCCGCGACCTGTACGGTCGAAGCGGGCTGGTCTTGCACGGATGCGACAGGGGCGCTCTCGGTCTGCTCGGACATCAATGAGTGCGCGACGAACAACGGCGGATGCAGCTCGAACGCGACCTGCACCAACTCGCAGGGCAGCTATGCGTGTGCGTGCAAGCCGGGTTACTCGGGCAATGGCCAGCAGTGTGATGACATCAACGAGTGCGCGACGAACAATGGAGGATGCAGCTCGAACGCGACCTGCACGAACTCCGAGGGCAGCTTCTCCTGCGCATGCAAGCCGGGCTTCGAGGGCGACGGGCAGACGTGCATCGACGTGAACGAGTGTGCCGTGAACAACGGCGGATGCAGCCCGAATGGGACGTGCACGAACACCCCGGGCAGCTTCTCGTGTACGTGCAAGCCGGGCTACGTCGGCAATGGCTTGTCGTGTGAAGACATCAACGAGTGCAGCTTCAACAACGGAGGCTGTGCTTTCGAGCTTGCCGTCTGCACCAACACTCCGGGCAGTTTCGCTTGCGCGTGCAAGCCGGGCTACGCGGGCAATGGAGTCCAGTGCACTGACGTTGATGAGTGCGCCGTCAACAACGGTGGTTGTGGCTCTTCCGACTCGGCGGTCTGCACGAACACCCCAGGCAGCGTCTCCTGCGCGTGCAGGCCTGGCTACACGGGCGATGGAGTCCAGTGTGTCGACATCGACGAGTGCCTGGTGAACAACGGAGGGTGCGCGGCAAACGAGCTCTGCACCAACACGCCAGGAGGCAACATGTGCTCGTGCCCCACGGGCCCGGGAACGTGCTCACCCAGGCCCGATGCGGGGAGTGGAGGAGGCACCACGGACGGAGGTGCCCCCCCCGATGCGGGAGAGACGCCAGACGCTGGCGGCGGGACGGAGGATGGAGGCAGCGCTGATGGGGGAGGAACTCCTGACAGTGGAAGCAGCCCAGATGCCGGGGGAACTCCTGATGCAGGCGGAAACCCCAGGCCCGAGGAGCCAGGTTCGAGCGGGGGCAAGAGCTCGGGCTGCTCGGCGGGCGGTGGAGATTCGCCGCTCGGCACGGGCATCTTCTGGGCCCTGATGGTGCTCATCGGCATCACCCAGCGCCGGGTGCGGTTAGGAATGAAGTAGTCGCAATACCGGGGGAGGGGTCTGGCCGCTGCCGCCCCTCCCTCTTTCTTGTCTGTGAGCAGTTGCATCACTGAGGAGAAGCGCCGCTCGAGACGCGGGCGCCCCCTCTCAAGAACCGTGATCGGGTGTACTCACAGGGTCTGCCCGAATCAGCCTGAGTTTCTCTGTCTCAGCGCTCGAGTGCGAAGGGCCAGGGCACTGCTGACCAGGTTCTGTGCGAGTGATTGCGGCGTCGAAGAGTCGAAGTGATCAACGCCCAAGACACGCGGAAGCCTGAGATCGGAAGAGCTCAGCGCGGGATCCTGCCGGACGCCGCGAGGGCACACCAGGAGCTGGAGACCCGGGCGACGGTGGGGAAGGTGGTGCTGCGGGTGCCGTGAAGGCCGAGGAGGGGCGCACGCCTGGCGCGGCCTGGAGGTCATGCCCGGAAAAGAGAAAAGCCCCCGTCGCACGAGGCGACGAGGGCTTCTCAAAAAGAATCCGGCAGCGACCTACTCTCCCACGCGGTTTCCCGCGGAGTACCATCGGCTCTGGAGGGCTTAACTTCCGTGTTCGGGATGGGAACGGGTGTGACCCCTCCGACATTGCCACCGGAAAACAAGAGACAGTGCATACGAAGGGTAAGTTGCAGCATTCTGCGAGTACAAGCCTCGCTGTGCGTTAGTGTTTCTTCCGGGGGAATGCGTGGTGGCATTCCAGCCTCGGCCTTGGCCCCGAGTCCCTTACTCCCCTGTAGGGGGCGCGCAAGAGATAGGGGGAAGTAAGCCTCTCGACCAATTAGTACCGGTTAGCTCAACGCGTTACCGCGCTTACACACCCGGCCTATCAACGTCGTAGTCTTCGACGGGTCTTCAGGGGCTTGCGCCCGGGATACCTGGTCTTGAGGTCGGTTTCCCGCTTAGATGCTTTCAGCGGTTATCCAATCGGCACATGGCTACCCAGCGATGCCTCTGGCGAGACAACTGGTACACCAGCGGTGCCTCCAACCCGGTCCTCTCGTACTAAGGTCAGAGCCTCTCAAGTATCCTACGCCCACAGCAGATAGGGACCAAACTGTCTCACGACGTTTTGAACCCAGCTCGCGTACCGCTTTAATTGGCGAACAGCCAAACCCTTGGGACCTGCTCCAGCCCCAGGATGCGATGAGCCGACATCGAGGTGCCAAACCTCCCCGTCGATGTGAACTCTTGGGGGAGATAAGCCTGTTATCCCCGGAGTACCTTTTATCCGTTGAGCGATGGCCCTTCCATTCAGGACCACCGGATCACTATGACCTGCTTTCGCACCTGCTCGACGTGTCCGTCTCGCAGTCAAGCTCCCTTATGCCATTGCACTCGCCGCCCGGTTTCCAATCGGGCTGAGGGAACCATCGCGCGCCTCCGTTACTCTTTGGGAGGCGACCGCCCCAGTCAAACTACCCACCAGACAGTGTCCCAATCCCGGCTAACGGGACATGGTTAGACACCAGAAATCAACAGGGTGGTATTTCACCGTTGCCTCCACCGAACCTAGCGGCCCGGCTTCAAAGGCTCCCACCTATCCTACACAGTCAATCCCTAGTGTCACTGTCAAGTTATAGTAAAGGTTCACGGGGTCTTTCCGTCTTGCTGCGGGTAAACTGCATCGGCACAGCTATTTCAATTTCGCTGAGTCCCTCTCCGAGACAGCGCGGAAGTCGTTACTCCATTCGTGCAGGTCGGAACTTACCCGACAAGGAATTTCGCTACCTTAGGACCGTTATAGTTACGGCCGCCGTTTACTGGGGCTTCGGATCATCGCTTCGCCTTGCGGCTGACGAATCCCCTTAACCTTCCAGCACCGGGCAGGAGTCAGACCCTATACGTCGGCTTGTCGCCTTCGCAGAGTCCTGTGTTTTTGGTAAACAGTCGCTACCGCCATTTCTCTGCAACCTCTATCAGCTCCGGCTGTACGCCTTCACCTACCAGAGGCCCACCTTCTTCCGAAGTTACGGTGGAAATTTGCCTAGTTCCTTGGAGGAGAGTTCTCTCAAGCGCCTTAGGATTTTCTCCTCACCCACCTGTGTCGGTTTACGGTACGGACACCCTGCAAGCTCCCTACGGGACTTTTCTTGGAAGCAGAGCATCGACGACTTACCCCTTACGGGGCGCCATAAGGTCTCGAGGATAGCTGCCGCGCCTTTATTCGTACGCGACACCCCTACGCCTTTAGACTGACACAACCGCCGGTCAGCTCGTCTAGCTTTCTCCGTCCTCCCTTAGTTCAACGCTTGCAAGATGGCGCGGGAATATTAACCCGCTTTCCATCATCTACGCCTTTCGGCCTCGACTTAGGTTCCGGCTAACCCTGGGAAGATTAACTTGACCCAGGAAACCTTGGGTTTACGGCGAGGGGGTTTCTCACCCCCTTTATCGCTACTCATTTCGGCATCAGCACTCCCAGTCGCTCCAGCCGCCCTTCCGGTCGACCTTCGCTGCAACTGGGACGCTCCCCTACCGCCACACGCTTTACGTGTGACCCGAAGCTTCGGCACTAGTCTTGAGCCCCGTTACATTTTCGGCGCGGCCTGTCTTGACCAGTGAGCTATTACGCTTTCTTTAAAGGATGGCTGCTTCTAAGCCAACCTCCTGGTTGTCAATGACCTGCCACATCCTTTCTAGTGTTCACTTAGACTAGATTTGGGGGCCTTAGCTGTCGGTCTGGGTTATTCCCCTCTTGCCAATGGACGTTATCACCCACTGACTGCGTCCCGGATTAACAATTACTGGCATTCGGAGTTTGGTACGGTTTGGTAATCTGGTGAGACCCCTAGCCGTTCCAGTGCTCTACCTCCAGTATTGAATTGTCCGAGCCGATACCTAAATATCTTTCGGGGAGAACCAGCTATCACGGAGTTTGATTGGCCTTTC
This window contains:
- a CDS encoding caspase family protein — its product is MTLHGWGWLAALGLLLFGVSRDAFAREPVRRALVVAFNGTENPKRPPLQYADDDGLLWMDVLTRLGFETQLLTVADSDTARRRPPLLDRAVPPTSTALATAVSRIAQANRADRDAGRSTEVMVVYVGHGDIAEDGHAFLTLLDRDLDASALYSRVIDALEADFIHLLVDACHASGVIGSRGELDPKALRRLQGMLERKELERRPHVGVAFAESDTGQTHEWSRWRAGVFSHLARSALLGGADINGDERIEYSELQAFVSAALAGLENAPSSLTIHTTPPAQAPRRPLRTLPPSGPALTLAPTRARLRLSIEDSGGTRLVDVHRASGERLRLVLPTRERYWVRTPDGEASLSRAELEAGMPALNPLELGDRGPVAERFREGLFRVPFGRAFYEGFATTSGIVPVELPASAEPLPEDRVHAPSAQEANAPPAWELGASLSRAPLGAGAWAMGVTGAWRAGLFPWRPGVQVAYGIAPRSWLNGGTLHRISVLGTLGWETPRPLSATAELGAGWTLLGVTAPWGHQADLGVLTGRAAAGLRFPFQGLTWRAQAHLLAEWATRDGARQWNLSPGATLTVAL
- a CDS encoding EGF domain-containing protein, translating into MTSFLGGCRPDDEQTSTPTPASGSATSVPPELRRAFIETRQREAGPAYALQKQGGRVSGHNEALAQGVLVDESGLALSGGVAGPLRMGLGRWGCLGEEQTAEPGHVSTGAQNEARITRGDITEWYLNGPMGVEQGFDVERRPRACESGQLALVMDTDGAPVAVDAAGGRVTLGCSTAEPHHVLTDLFTVDARGAALATRFERTPQGELAIVVDVRDAVFPVRIDPLVWVEEARLTPTREQDERANALFGSSVAISGNTAIVGVPSDSTRGFVQDGSAYVFFRRGDTWGVQQKLTGTFSQNFDGFGTSVAISGDLIIVGAPNCRPTGQSISPGCVYIFDRVGAEWQPPRQFFAETLLSGRFGASVAIDGSTAVVGAPDARTGGRAFVFVRASNGAWSEQQELAASDAAANDSFGLSVALSGNTVLVGIPFDDNPRGTDAGSADVFVRSGTTWSFQQRLTAEDGASHDAFGERVALDGDTAVIGVPNDSISGASAIGSAHVFVRSGSTWSHQQRLANDDLGYTNDRFGSAISLSGNTLVIGVMGWDAGAERLDNTGGAFVYIRAGSQWKRQTFWRPTMHPTLTGAGTSAAVSGEVAFLGVPNRGTATGANVGSVFVLQREGTAWSNTQELTATDDGLRDGFGNAVAVQGDTAVIGAPFDSTKHLVRTKLGSAYVFTRSGHTWSLQQKLTLPSDDAEGSDGFGSSVALSGNTVLIGAPTQRISSAALNAGSVYVFVRDGSTWSLQQRLRAAGSDRAAEDRFGRSVALEGDFALIGAPGDDTSSLTDVGSVYSFVRSGSSWSLSAKLNAPDLAAGDGFGGSVALSMGSAVIGASTKDSGTVANTGKAYVYVRQPSGVWQHQQGLVANDAAAEDLFGGTVAIDDQTLVVGALGDDHGIRTEAGSAYVFVRDGATWTFQAKLLDSTGQTRDSFGRGLAISGNTIAAGAVGIDTPTSSNVGGAYVYTRTGSTWNLQRKLLPADGDAGDFFGMGLALEGTTMLVGISADDVFSAEEGSVAVYLLVDHTCGNSRLEYPERCDDGDLASGDGCSATCTVEAGWSCTDATGALSVCSDINECATNNGGCSSNATCTNSQGSYACACKPGYSGNGQQCDDINECATNNGGCSSNATCTNSEGSFSCACKPGFEGDGQTCIDVNECAVNNGGCSPNGTCTNTPGSFSCTCKPGYVGNGLSCEDINECSFNNGGCAFELAVCTNTPGSFACACKPGYAGNGVQCTDVDECAVNNGGCGSSDSAVCTNTPGSVSCACRPGYTGDGVQCVDIDECLVNNGGCAANELCTNTPGGNMCSCPTGPGTCSPRPDAGSGGGTTDGGAPPDAGETPDAGGGTEDGGSADGGGTPDSGSSPDAGGTPDAGGNPRPEEPGSSGGKSSGCSAGGGDSPLGTGIFWALMVLIGITQRRVRLGMK
- a CDS encoding right-handed parallel beta-helix repeat-containing protein yields the protein MLCVWLLVLSGAACTRIETGVVMGRVVSAMEFDDGATAVAMSRPPVAIRGATCLLEGAQKRAVTNEAGRFRFQGLADGTYVLHCKHATPRGAFALLLTVDVPSTAQGGGVVDVKDVELTRTGNLKGGASLANQTDASGISVHILGTSLLVQTNAQGEWLLQDVAAGTHAVRFEKDGYLPLTVEVSLEPEETVLLAAQTLQPALLDAPYIRINNGARATTSRTVEVSLEGAGSTSHYLLSEDPEFTGATLRELTATTQWTFTDDGPRTLYARFSPGQGLFGPTVTASILVDTTPPENARVLVNNGSTRVTSREVLLTLSASDRDSSVAEMKVGHDSTLAGAMWEPFTSSRAWTLSSETVPARVFAKFRDSLGNEMSEPVSATVTVGEETQVSGVLPPDTRWTLTRSPYVVMGDVFVPNGGTLTIDPGVQVLFRGGTSLTVQGELIARGTAEAPILFGSDLPSPGPGDWMGLVFEGTSVDAVLDGAGEYLSGSVLEHTEIRHSGAGISIVDSAPLVSLNHIHHHGPGSAALTLEHSRSLVRDNLIEHNTTRQALLVYACDSRLIRNTLQDNIIGLVLHANDILQCPEGAAPATVERNQFLRNSSAAIRVLSGDAHLRFNTLRGNFRNAGPEWVGSGTAMSISVGNVVLENNLITDNRGPAGRSSAISLFSGSMQARFNTFTNLTNQEILLDGPASELTVSASENYWGTLDEAAVRARIWDAEDNPRHPSVNITPLLSSPHPDTGAN
- a CDS encoding zf-HC2 domain-containing protein, whose product is MWPFSRHADTQLSALLAGTLPSGTRARVLKHLHACPRCADRYDERVRTERVLAQGHPVAPAPSELSLLRDSHLAAALASSEGTPAPRSSKAWMGLLAGGLVTATAVVLILRPPADTWSARGGGEAPSASLRLFCIPPTGDTLVELRGEASCPRGHQLGFGAGTTSPPVMLMLSVRGDGLSEEKGPFLVKASPGQEELLSSTTQLNLSGGTQVEVVASFAPREEAARRGLREANPGVVILRRHVAVSTAP